One Falco peregrinus isolate bFalPer1 chromosome 6, bFalPer1.pri, whole genome shotgun sequence DNA segment encodes these proteins:
- the CAPZA3 gene encoding LOW QUALITY PROTEIN: F-actin-capping protein subunit alpha-3 (The sequence of the model RefSeq protein was modified relative to this genomic sequence to represent the inferred CDS: inserted 4 bases in 2 codons; deleted 2 bases in 1 codon; substituted 1 base at 1 genomic stop codon) → MSQTLHLASSQHSTQPALPRRHCEVTNCDHHHSPPPLPPSCAFSLQCKAAHMPSPCLKSPTLWIALTPSMCTRQELCEPEKVSFICSLLYQSLPGESGQAVPHLSAQGLDDKLVRQEAACMGXHNKNIAPLQINRHSVLLTHCNSLGRNCFFDRQDKFSFEFDHLCGVTSKPQLASVLPAEEEVWXEALHKCLKAYVSCHVPLGSCCVFNKILXKRQLFVACSAAHQYPPSNQWNNLWKSDWTSVLTPFSTHVTGIFLLQIHYLRDARLHVAVSKAVSETLNVIDQSLFATDFVKFVKIKDTKFHIAILKNIQALSEEIWGENLPRKLPVTCTFMKWNKILNEQYRGASMVSETHYFI, encoded by the exons ATGTCCCAAACCTTGCACCTCGCTTCCTctcagcacagcacccagccagcGTTGCCCCGGCGCCATTGTGAGGTCACAAACTGTGACCACCACCActcccctccacccctgccACCATCTTGTGCCTTTTCTCTCCAGTGCAAAGCAGCCCACATGCCCTCTCCTTGCCTGAAATCTCCCACCCTGTGGATAGCCCTTACCCCCAGCATGTGcaccaggcaggagctgtgtgAGCCAGAGAAGGTGTCTTTCATTTGCAGCCTACTGTACCAGTCCCTTCCTGGGGAGTCTGGCCAGGCTGTCCCACATCTCTCTGCTCAAGGCCTAGATGACAAGCTGGTAAGGCAGGAGGCTGCCTGCATGGG GCACAACAAGAACATCGCCCCCCTCCAAATAAACAGGCACTCTGTGCTACTGACCCACTGCAACAGCTTAGGGAGAAACTGTTTCTTTGACCGTCAGGACAAATTCTCTTTTGAGTTTGACCACCTATGTGGGGTAACCAGCaaaccccagctg gccagtgtgTTGCCAGCTGAGGAGGAAGTGTGGTGAGAGGCCCTCCACAAGTGCTTGAAGGCCTACGTGAGTTGCCACGTTCCTCTAGGGAGCTGCTGTGTGTTCAATAAAATCCT GAAGAGGCAGCTGTTTGTGGCCTGCTCTGCGGCTCATCAGTACCCACCTTCAAATCAGTGGAACAACCTTTGGAAGTCAGACTGGACTTCTGTCCTGACTCCATTTTCCACTCATGTTACAGGGATCTTTCTCCTCCAGATACACTACCTCAGAGACGCCAGACTCCACGTAGCTGTCAGCAAGGCTGTGAGTGAGACGTTAAATGTGATAGACCAAAGTCTGTTTGCCACAGATTTTGTGaaatttgtgaaaataaaggACACCAAGTTTCATATTGCCATCCTGAAAAACATTCAGGCTTTGTCAGAGGAAATATGGGGGGAAAATCTGCCAAGGAAACTACCTGTTACTTGCACTTTTATGAAGTGGAATAAAATATTGAATGAGCAATACAGAGGTGCCTCCATGGTTAGTGAAACACACTATTTTATATAG